The nucleotide sequence ctgacacagcggttgcattaaggagaagtttatctaaaggtccatgtataacacttgtattttcatcaacatttataatgagtatttctgtaaattgatgtggctctctgcaaaatcatagaatgtttttggaactactgaacataacgcgccaatgtatactgagattttttttatataaatatgaactttatcaaacaaaacatacatgtattgtgtaacatgaagtcctatgagtgtcatctgatgaagatcatcaaaggttaattaattaattctttatgatttttgtgactcctctttggctggaaaaatggctgtttttctgtgacttgattctgacctaacaatcgtttgtggtgctttcgctgtaaagcctatttgaaatcggacactgtggtgggattaacaagaagattacctttaaaaaggtataagatacttgtatgtttgaggattTTTAactatgagatttctgtttgaatttggctccctacactttcactggctgttgtcatattgaTCCCATTAACAGGatctcagccctaagaagtttttaaaCCGTTTAAATTGGGTCAATCATAATCCCGCTTCTAAAATCATTATCATTATTTGTAGTCACGAATATCATGTGTCGACATGACAAATCTGAAGAAATTTATTGAAAAACATGTTTTGGTATGATAATCTGATATACAAAAGAGGACCTGTAAAATCATGTGTATAGTACTAGTATTTACATTGGAATTAACTCCTACATGGTTTCTTTCGATCTCTTCGATCTTTTTATGAGActttgtctgtctttctgttgGACTGCTTTTGGAGAATCTTAACCGGTCGATGAACTCTTCTCATATGATTTACCATATTACCCCTTTGAGTAAATGTTTTCCCACACTCTGAGCACCGGTGAGGTTTCTCCCCAGTGTGAGTATATACATGCTTTCTAAGAGCGTCTGAAGTAGTGAAAGACTTGGGGCATTGGGTGCAGGTGTAAGGACGCTCGCCTGTATGAGATCGCAGATGAACCATAAGATGGCAAGATGCTTTGAAACCCTTTCCACAATGTTTACAGGTATGGGggttttctcctgtgtgtgttcgtgtatgcAGACGCAGTTCTCCTAAGGTAAGGAATGCCTTACCACATATGCTACATAAGTAATTCTTCTCCCCAGCATGCATTCGCATGTGTCTCACTAGTGCACACTGCTGGGTAAACCTCTTACCACAGATGGTACACATGTGACGGCGCTCCCCAGAGTGAATGCGTACGTGCACTTTGAGATCATAAGCACTCCTGTACCTCCGGTCACAGTGTTCACATGCAAATGGTCTTTCTTCTGTGTGAAGTAACTGGTGTTTTTTCAGTGCCCCAGGAGTAGCATATCGTTTGGGACACTGGTCACAATGATATGGCATCGTGTGAACTCCCATATGTAGCGTCAGCAGTGATGGTTTTTTGAAAACCTTCCCACACTCACATGTATGAGTCCTGTTTTGGGGTACAGGGGATCCCTCTTGTTTCTTGTCCCCCTTTCTGACCACCTTTGTTTTCTTGTCAACCTGTTTGATCTCAGTCTTTTTGTCAACCTGTTTGATCTCATTCTTTTTGTCCCCCTTTCTGAACACCTTTGTTTTCTTGTCAACCTGCTTTCTGTCCTTTTCTACTTAGTCGGTCTTGATGTCCTTGCAGAGGTTGGCCACTTCACTGTGAGAGAATGGAGGTAGAGTGCAGTTAAGAACCTGGGATGGCTCGTCAGCATTCACCATTACGTTGAGAGAATGATCCAAGTTAAATTCTGTAAGGAGAAAATACAGGAGATAAgattaaaatgttttaaaagggctttgggccaccacgagTTAGGCACCTttgcatagattctacaagtatctagaactctattggagggatacgacaccattcttccacaataaATTCCATAGTTTTGTcctttggtgatggtggtggaaaatacTGTCTCAGGCACCTCTCAATAATcttccataagtgttcaattgggttgagatctgggaCCGACGGCCATGGCACAGTtaacatcgttttcatgctcaaaCCATTCAGTTACCATTCGTGCATTGTGGATGGGAGCATAGCCATGGAAGGCCATAATAGCCATAATGGCCTGCCCAggatttttatacatgaccctaagcatgatgtgACTTTAATTGTTTAATTAAATcaagaaccacacctgtgtggaagcacctgctttcaatatacttcgtatccctcatttactgaagtgtttatattattttggcagttacattgTAATTCATATACTTTATAAGTCAAACAATGGTTGAgtgaccttttttcaattttcctTACCATCACAGGGTACTGGAGTAACCAACACTGAGGTTTCTGCAGGTGGCAGACCCTCCTGTTGCTGTTGCTCTGATGTTGACAGTCCTAGATCCTCCAAACATCTATCAGTGCTTTCATCCAGGAATTCATTGTGGTCTTCATTTTCACAGACCCCATTATCTATGCATTCATCTGAGTATTGCCTCCCATTGTCAGAGTTGTCTGGCTCATAGTTAATAACAACTCTCATTTTtggagggagggacagtgtgGACAGGATGGTATCTGCAGTGTATTTAGAGACATGACCTGGGTAGGAGAGATCAGTTATACTCACCTATATTGCCAAGTAAAAAATACAAGGTGTCCAATTCGACGATTTACTTCATAGCCATTATCTGGAAGGAGACTTACTCTTGTTCAGGTTTCCATGACGCTGATGGTGCTGCAGCACTGTCTTCAGTTGTTCAGGGTCAAAGACAGTCTGTCCACATTCCTCCAGGacagagggggcagcactgagccaTGCTGTTGTCTAAGAGGAGCAGGGCAATAGGAATACAGCATAATAAAGAGTTCAAATACATTGTACCAGCCACTTTAGGTTTTAGACACATTTTGAAATGACCAGATACAACATTAAATTCATCTGTAGAGCCACATTACGCCATGTTCCGTCAATCTTTTAGAGCAGAGATGTTTTCCTCAGTACCTGCGTGAGGTCTGGTACAGGCAGCAGCTCCTCCAGTCTGGAGAGGAACTCCCACACCAGTGTCTGCAGCACTGTGTCATACAGAGGGCCATAGTGGACTGGGAACACCTCCTGTAAAATAACAATTTAGCATAGCATGAAATGGGTCCATTAAAGATGCACTCCAGCTATTTGGGAACTTGCATACCTGTTGAGAAACAATATCCCAAGTATAAGTAGAGTAATGTACACACATGTAAGGGTGTGTACATTCAAAACAGTAAGCACAATAGTGCAAACTTCAAGCGTAGGCcattcaaggagttggtctgatgTCGTCAGCCTCCTCCCTTAATTGTGGGAACAATGGAGGAGCAGTTGATCTAAGTAGATGTTTAACTGGTAGCCTACTTCAGAAATATATTCAAGCAAAAGGATCATAAAGAAGTCTAGAGAAAAAGTTCCTCACCTGGAAGCTCCACAAAGTTAGAATCTGAAGCCTCCAATTCATCACCATGACTCTCATTAGGTGCAAGCAAACAAAACATCTGACAAATGTACAGGAGTGTATCCCTCAGAAATAATGTTCTCCAGTGTCTCATTCATATAGTGTTGTCTATTTAACCTACTTCTTTGTGTAAGGATTTTTCTGTCAAAGTGTGGATTATGTCTAGGTGGGCCTGGATGGTCAGGAGGTCAGCTGTGCCCGCACTGCAACACAACTCTAAAACCATCTGGAACAGAGGTGGATATGTGAAAAGCAGGACTAGGGCCAGGGTAGTCTGATTAATCAGAATAAATGTAAACTTACTCTACCAGCTCCTTCAGATGCTTGAAAATTTAGATaaaatatccacaggaaagtattgTCTAGGGCCTACTAAGGTAAAGTTAATTGTAcattggattttttttctctccaatctTGCCATGACAATGAAAATTGTATATTCTGAATCGGGAGGATGGAGAATTTTGTGTGGAATTGTAGGGGAAAGACATAATGAAAATTTTCACACAAAAAGGTGTGGATTGTTCTCCATCCTCCCCTGATTCAGAATATACATTTTCCCATGACATTGGAACGGTTGGTTCTATAGCTATTGACGAGAGAATGACAAATATCCAATGTAAAACTAATTTTACCAAGGCGCTGAACCATATCTCTAAAAGGTTGGGTAAACAATGATTTCCTGTGGAAACTTTTGGCGCAATAGCAGAAGGACAATCCCCCAGAgaattttattcaacattctggcttgtaatGAACATTTACATGATTTTGCAGGCTGTATGTACCAATGAATTGTGTATTACAGCCTGATTAATCATAATAAATGCAAAATCGACTGATCCCATAACTCAGCTAGTAATATATATCCCATAACTCAGCTAGTTACTAATATTACAAGCTATGTGTATGTAGACTATAGGACATATTTGAATGATCCATGTAAAAACAAAATGAGTCATGCCATATAATATTTCTACATTTAGCTACTGCTATGTGATAAGCAATGCATGACAAAACAGCAAACTAACCTTGTTCTGATGCTGGATCAATAATGTTATCCATAGCTAGTTTGCAAAGCAAAAAGACACCTGAAACAAGCTAGCTACAGATTTCGATGTTAACGATAGATAGTGCGACCAAGCCTAGAACACACATAATATATTAAAGCGCTTGCAACGTAACTAAAAAGGTTGATATATGTATTCAAGCGAACAATACCCGAATCAGCTAAATTCAATAAAACCGTTTTTTTTAAAGGGGTTGCTAGATCCAGCGTCTCATCAGCAACACTAAAAAAGTACTTCCAGGTCATGGATTTCGAAAATCGTCCAAATAAAAGTCCCTCACGTTACATAATAGTAGAAATGCACCAATAACCTGTGATTATTAATGATATATGAAAAATAATTGTCTAAACATGAACaatgatttttaaaaaatcataatTAAGTGACATTTGGATTAATTTTGGTTTTTAAAACATATATCCCAAGTTCAAATAAATGTCCACAATGT is from Oncorhynchus gorbuscha isolate QuinsamMale2020 ecotype Even-year linkage group LG14, OgorEven_v1.0, whole genome shotgun sequence and encodes:
- the LOC123995692 gene encoding uncharacterized protein LOC123995692 isoform X2 — its product is MVLELCCSAGTADLLTIQAHLDIIHTLTEKSLHKEEVFPVHYGPLYDTVLQTLVWEFLSRLEELLPVPDLTQTTAWLSAAPSVLEECGQTVFDPEQLKTVLQHHQRHGNLNKKFNLDHSLNVMVNADEPSQVLNCTLPPFSHSEVANLCKDIKTD
- the LOC123995692 gene encoding uncharacterized protein LOC123995692 isoform X1 translates to MVLELCCSAGTADLLTIQAHLDIIHTLTEKSLHKEEVFPVHYGPLYDTVLQTLVWEFLSRLEELLPVPDLTQTTAWLSAAPSVLEECGQTVFDPEQLKTVLQHHQRHGNLNKSHVSKYTADTILSTLSLPPKMRVVINYEPDNSDNGRQYSDECIDNGVCENEDHNEFLDESTDRCLEDLGLSTSEQQQQEGLPPAETSVLVTPVPCDEFNLDHSLNVMVNADEPSQVLNCTLPPFSHSEVANLCKDIKTD